The following proteins come from a genomic window of Nitrospira sp.:
- a CDS encoding Rod shape-determining protein RodA — protein sequence MINRLTEHRGLDSFDIRYVALIVAILGIGVLSIYSVTHGHQSGTAPYYLKQLIWISLGAAAFLVMWASDYHHLARFAYPAYAVILLMLIFVLFEGRTSKGAQRWIALGPLNFQPSEFAKLVLILVLAHYYSKAPRVGWLQRVIVPGLLVLPGLLLILKQPDLGSGLSFVAVYAAMLLMVGVRSQALGFILLFSIMLFPFAWEGVWGSLHDYQRQRIMAFVDPGYDPAGKGYHALQSKIAIGSGELLGKGLYGGTQSQLKFLPEGHTDFVFAVFAEEWGFLGVLVLLTLFVALMWLSLEIASKAKDQLGALLAVGIVAMLCFCVVINIGMTAGMFPIVGIPLPLVSYGGSATIMTMASLGLLLNVKRKRLSLFY from the coding sequence ATGATCAATCGGTTGACCGAGCATCGGGGGCTCGATAGTTTCGATATCCGCTATGTGGCCTTGATCGTTGCCATCCTGGGGATCGGAGTGTTGTCCATTTATAGCGTCACGCATGGGCACCAGAGTGGGACGGCGCCGTATTATCTCAAGCAGTTGATCTGGATCAGCCTCGGCGCGGCGGCCTTCCTCGTCATGTGGGCATCGGACTACCATCATCTTGCGCGGTTTGCCTATCCAGCCTATGCCGTTATCCTGCTGATGCTGATCTTTGTGTTATTTGAAGGGCGAACGAGCAAAGGGGCTCAGCGATGGATTGCGCTGGGGCCGCTCAACTTTCAGCCCTCTGAATTCGCCAAGCTCGTCCTCATCTTGGTGTTGGCACACTACTACTCGAAAGCCCCTCGTGTGGGATGGTTGCAGCGCGTCATCGTTCCGGGACTCTTAGTGTTGCCCGGACTTCTTCTGATCCTCAAGCAACCCGATTTGGGGAGCGGACTCAGCTTTGTTGCGGTGTATGCCGCCATGCTCCTCATGGTGGGAGTTCGTTCGCAAGCCTTAGGGTTTATCCTATTGTTCTCGATCATGCTGTTCCCCTTTGCCTGGGAGGGAGTGTGGGGGTCCTTGCATGATTACCAGCGACAGCGCATTATGGCGTTCGTCGATCCCGGTTATGACCCGGCAGGAAAAGGCTACCATGCCCTGCAATCGAAAATCGCGATTGGGTCGGGAGAATTGTTGGGCAAAGGGCTTTACGGAGGCACCCAAAGCCAGCTGAAGTTTTTGCCGGAGGGCCATACCGATTTTGTGTTTGCCGTCTTTGCGGAAGAATGGGGATTTCTCGGCGTGCTGGTCCTGTTGACGTTGTTTGTGGCGTTGATGTGGTTGTCGCTGGAAATCGCGTCCAAGGCGAAGGATCAGCTTGGAGCGTTGCTCGCCGTGGGGATCGTGGCCATGTTGTGTTTCTGCGTCGTGATCAATATCGGTATGACGGCAGGGATGTTTCCCATCGTCGGCATTCCTTTGCCTTTGGTGAGCTATGGCGGAAGCGCCACCATTATGACCATGGCGTCGTTGGGCTTGCTGCTGAATGTCAAGCGGAAGCGGTTAAGCCTGTTTTATTGA
- a CDS encoding DNA-processing protein DprA, translating to MDEASLTSWLTLQAIDGVGDRTLLKLIHAFGAPDAVLRATTDDLIAAGCSPELAESVRRGPESSIRRQIDRQVKIAGRLKIQTITLFDRSYPARLKTIPDPPPLLYVSGSLSTKDEVAVAIVGGRRATPSGRLITEEIARDLAGCGVTIVSGLARGIDAAAHRGALMHKGRTIAVLGCGIDRTYPSEHHTLRRNIESHGAVISELPIGSAPQSHHFPRRNRIISGLSLGVLVGEAATDSGSLITAKLALEQGREVFAVPGSVKEEACRGSNRLIKEGAKLIEGAQDILDEILPQIDARQRATLHPDRALMEVRVLLGREETVAYQALSYEARSIDTVIESTGLSAAEVSAALLSLELKGQIRQLPGQQYIRR from the coding sequence ATGGATGAAGCTTCATTGACCTCCTGGCTTACGCTCCAAGCGATCGATGGCGTCGGGGATCGCACCCTTCTCAAGTTGATCCACGCGTTTGGAGCACCCGATGCGGTGCTTCGCGCAACGACGGACGACTTGATCGCCGCCGGTTGCAGTCCTGAATTGGCGGAATCCGTTCGGCGAGGGCCGGAGTCGAGCATCCGGCGGCAAATCGATCGCCAAGTGAAGATTGCTGGACGCCTCAAGATTCAAACGATCACTCTGTTTGATCGATCCTATCCGGCCCGACTCAAAACCATTCCCGATCCGCCGCCGCTGTTGTATGTGAGCGGAAGCCTATCAACGAAGGACGAGGTCGCGGTGGCGATTGTGGGTGGACGACGGGCGACTCCATCCGGAAGACTCATCACGGAAGAGATTGCGAGGGACCTGGCCGGATGCGGGGTGACGATTGTGAGCGGTCTGGCAAGGGGAATCGATGCAGCGGCCCACCGAGGAGCGCTGATGCACAAGGGCCGCACGATCGCAGTGCTCGGTTGCGGCATCGATCGGACCTACCCTTCGGAGCATCACACACTCCGGCGGAACATTGAATCCCACGGCGCCGTGATTTCGGAGCTTCCGATCGGCTCGGCTCCTCAAAGCCATCACTTCCCGCGAAGGAATCGGATCATCAGCGGGCTTTCGTTGGGCGTACTGGTCGGCGAGGCCGCGACCGACAGCGGCTCGTTGATCACCGCAAAACTGGCGTTGGAACAAGGTCGAGAGGTGTTCGCCGTACCCGGTTCCGTCAAGGAAGAAGCCTGTCGCGGATCGAATCGCCTGATCAAAGAAGGGGCGAAACTGATCGAAGGAGCCCAAGACATTCTCGATGAGATTCTTCCGCAAATCGATGCTCGGCAACGGGCGACGCTGCATCCCGATCGGGCATTGATGGAAGTGCGTGTGCTGCTGGGAAGGGAAGAGACAGTGGCGTACCAAGCGCTGTCCTATGAAGCTCGGTCCATTGATACGGTCATCGAGAGCACCGGGTTGAGTGCTGCGGAGGTATCGGCGGCGTTGCTTTCATTGGAATTGAAGGGACAAATTCGTCAATTGCCGGGCCAGCAGTACATCCGTCGCTAG
- a CDS encoding DNA topoisomerase I produces MGKSLIIVESPTKAKTITKYLGRGYTVMASVGHVKDLPTSKLGVDLENDFEPQYVTIKGKSKVLAEIKKKAEEADKIFLAPDPDREGEAIAWHIEQELLGKSKKKKKDGKIFRVLFNEITESAIKRALQSPGEIDMKLVNAQQARRVLDRIVGYQGSQLLWNKVRRGLSMGRVQSVAMRLICEREAERDAFRSEEYWSITALLAGTNPPAFEAKLHSINGEEASIENAEQAGRIVGEIQGKAFVVQSIERREKKRNPVAPFITSRLQQEASRKLHFSPKKTMTLAQQLYEGIEIGAEGATGLITYMRTDSPRISNEAMADAREVIQSRFGADYLPAAPNVYKTSKAAQEAHEAIRPTSAGRDPESIRQYLDHDQYNLYKLIWNRFIASQMVPAILDVTRIDSTPVDTNERYLFRSTGTVVKFPGHTIVYMEGIDKELPSQKPKADQETDDDAHQLPDLSEGERLRLVEQDGQTVPGMVSKQHFTQPPPRYNEALLIKELEDKGIGRPSTYAAIISTIQDRKYVEKTEGRLVPTETGKTVNDFLLKGFPELINVDFTSQLEEQLDEVEEGNKQWVAAVRDFYMPFTREMERAKTIPGPKDTVEPPTDIPCEKCGRMMEIKWGRNGKFLACPAYKDDPPCKNTQNFEKLPDGTIKIVPKQELTTDQVCDKCGSPMVVKTGRFGKFIACSGYPQCKTTKPLALGVKCPQPDCGGDLVQKRTRKGRSFFACSNYPKCEFALWDRPVPKACPTCQAPFLVEKVSKQEGRSVQCRNQDCGYREAG; encoded by the coding sequence ATGGGGAAATCGCTGATCATCGTTGAGTCGCCGACGAAGGCGAAAACGATTACGAAATATCTGGGCCGCGGTTATACCGTCATGGCGTCGGTGGGACATGTCAAGGACCTTCCGACGAGCAAATTAGGCGTGGACCTCGAGAACGATTTCGAACCGCAGTACGTCACCATCAAAGGCAAGTCGAAGGTATTGGCCGAGATCAAGAAGAAGGCTGAGGAAGCGGACAAGATCTTTCTCGCGCCGGACCCCGATCGCGAAGGGGAAGCGATTGCCTGGCACATCGAGCAAGAGCTGCTCGGAAAATCGAAGAAGAAAAAGAAAGACGGAAAGATCTTCCGAGTCCTCTTCAACGAAATCACGGAATCAGCCATCAAGCGCGCGCTCCAGTCGCCGGGCGAGATCGACATGAAACTGGTGAACGCCCAGCAGGCCCGGCGCGTGTTGGATCGCATCGTCGGGTATCAAGGCAGTCAGTTGCTCTGGAACAAGGTCCGGCGTGGACTCAGCATGGGTCGGGTGCAGTCGGTGGCCATGCGGCTGATTTGCGAGCGTGAAGCGGAGCGGGACGCGTTCCGATCCGAAGAGTACTGGTCGATCACCGCGCTGCTGGCGGGAACCAATCCCCCGGCATTCGAAGCGAAGCTCCACAGCATCAACGGCGAAGAAGCCTCGATTGAAAACGCCGAGCAAGCGGGTCGCATCGTCGGCGAGATTCAAGGAAAGGCCTTCGTCGTCCAATCGATCGAGCGTCGAGAAAAGAAGCGGAATCCCGTCGCGCCGTTCATTACGAGTCGGTTGCAGCAAGAGGCCTCGCGGAAGCTGCACTTCTCGCCGAAGAAAACGATGACACTGGCGCAGCAATTGTATGAAGGGATCGAAATCGGCGCCGAGGGCGCGACCGGGTTGATCACCTACATGAGAACCGACTCGCCGCGCATTTCCAACGAGGCGATGGCCGACGCGCGCGAAGTGATTCAGTCCCGCTTTGGGGCGGACTATCTTCCCGCCGCGCCGAATGTGTACAAGACCTCGAAGGCGGCGCAGGAAGCGCACGAAGCGATCAGACCGACCTCGGCGGGACGCGATCCTGAATCGATCCGCCAGTATTTGGATCACGATCAGTACAATCTCTACAAGTTGATCTGGAATCGGTTCATCGCGTCGCAGATGGTGCCCGCCATTTTGGACGTCACCCGCATCGATTCGACGCCCGTCGACACGAATGAACGCTATCTCTTCCGCTCGACCGGCACGGTCGTGAAATTCCCCGGCCATACCATCGTGTATATGGAAGGGATCGACAAAGAATTGCCCTCGCAGAAACCAAAGGCCGATCAGGAAACGGACGACGACGCACATCAGCTCCCGGACCTGTCCGAAGGGGAACGGCTGCGACTGGTGGAGCAGGATGGGCAGACGGTCCCCGGAATGGTATCCAAACAACATTTCACGCAGCCGCCGCCCCGGTATAACGAAGCCCTCTTGATCAAAGAGCTGGAGGACAAAGGCATCGGGCGCCCGTCGACCTATGCCGCCATTATCTCCACGATCCAGGATCGCAAGTACGTGGAAAAGACCGAAGGGCGCTTGGTCCCGACGGAGACCGGGAAAACCGTCAACGATTTTCTGTTGAAGGGCTTCCCCGAACTCATCAACGTCGACTTCACGTCTCAACTGGAAGAACAGCTGGACGAGGTCGAAGAGGGGAATAAGCAGTGGGTCGCGGCGGTGCGGGATTTTTACATGCCGTTCACGCGGGAAATGGAGCGGGCGAAGACCATTCCAGGGCCCAAAGACACGGTGGAGCCGCCGACCGACATTCCGTGCGAGAAGTGCGGACGGATGATGGAGATCAAGTGGGGTAGGAATGGCAAGTTTCTCGCCTGCCCGGCGTACAAGGACGATCCGCCGTGCAAGAACACGCAAAACTTCGAAAAGCTGCCGGACGGCACCATCAAAATCGTGCCCAAACAGGAGCTGACCACCGATCAGGTGTGCGACAAATGCGGAAGTCCCATGGTGGTGAAGACCGGCCGTTTCGGCAAGTTCATCGCCTGTTCAGGCTATCCGCAGTGTAAGACGACCAAGCCTCTTGCGCTTGGCGTCAAATGTCCGCAGCCCGATTGCGGCGGAGATCTCGTCCAGAAGCGAACGCGCAAAGGCCGCTCATTTTTCGCGTGTAGCAATTATCCCAAATGTGAATTTGCCCTCTGGGATCGTCCCGTACCTAAAGCCTGCCCAACGTGCCAGGCACCCTTTTTGGTTGAAAAGGTCAGCAAGCAGGAAGGCCGAAGCGTACAATGCCGCAATCAAGATTGTGGCTACCGCGAAGCAGGGTGA
- a CDS encoding putative MFS-type transporter — protein sequence MRETTGIRILSDRSLTMDQEEKFSRMAERPILRRKQWLLTRDFSLVWWSQVLSQVADGVSKLALLWFVYSITGSALKTTVIGLLQTLPPIVLGPVIGVVVDRLPKKAILICSDLARALLIGLIPCWVSVESFTIQALYVLTFLYGIATAMFVPTLSSSVPLMVKKEQLTAANALLQGTTSLGIVIGPVISGLGIAFSGSQDVLCINAVTYVASAAFLFPLRLSAGMTTSPPESRRTTAIEDLFDGIRYTLISRRTIFMLIMLASLYTFGSGAFTTLFPVFGKRLLSLGPVEVGYLWSWLGVGLLLVSLGLVRLTEWDLRRRISIVTWSSAVGGVALCGLVWTSDITVATLLVVLIGMGLGTWTPIAWGIIQEISPPRMVGRVMALYTAIATATSMAGMTFFGWLIDVSSESVSLIGIGAVLIALATSSLWFRRRIEGEYLSVG from the coding sequence ATGCGGGAGACAACCGGCATACGCATCCTATCAGACCGATCCCTCACGATGGATCAGGAAGAGAAGTTCTCTCGTATGGCGGAACGTCCAATTCTCCGTCGCAAGCAATGGCTTCTCACGCGCGATTTCAGCCTGGTGTGGTGGAGCCAGGTGCTGTCGCAGGTGGCCGACGGTGTCAGCAAGCTGGCACTCTTGTGGTTTGTCTATTCCATCACCGGGTCGGCGCTGAAGACGACGGTCATCGGCCTGCTGCAAACATTGCCCCCGATTGTCTTGGGACCCGTGATCGGCGTGGTGGTCGATCGATTGCCTAAAAAGGCCATCCTGATCTGCAGCGACCTGGCGAGGGCCCTCTTGATCGGCTTGATCCCCTGCTGGGTATCCGTGGAATCGTTTACGATACAAGCGCTTTATGTGCTGACATTTCTCTACGGAATTGCCACCGCCATGTTCGTTCCGACGCTGTCCTCATCCGTACCGCTCATGGTGAAGAAAGAACAGTTGACCGCCGCCAATGCTCTCCTCCAAGGCACCACGAGCCTCGGCATCGTCATCGGTCCGGTCATCAGCGGACTGGGGATTGCTTTTTCCGGTTCACAGGACGTGCTCTGTATCAATGCGGTCACCTATGTGGCGTCCGCGGCTTTCTTGTTTCCCCTCCGTCTATCGGCCGGGATGACGACGTCTCCGCCGGAGAGCCGCCGGACAACGGCGATTGAGGATCTGTTCGATGGTATTCGTTATACGTTGATCTCTCGGCGCACAATCTTCATGTTGATCATGTTGGCCTCGCTCTATACGTTCGGCAGTGGAGCCTTTACCACCCTGTTTCCCGTGTTCGGAAAGAGGCTCCTTTCACTCGGTCCGGTGGAAGTGGGGTACCTCTGGTCTTGGCTCGGCGTGGGCCTGCTCCTCGTATCGCTCGGTCTCGTGCGGCTCACCGAATGGGATCTTCGGCGCCGGATATCGATTGTCACATGGTCGAGCGCCGTCGGTGGGGTAGCTTTGTGCGGCTTGGTTTGGACGTCGGACATTACGGTGGCAACTCTGCTCGTCGTGTTGATCGGCATGGGGTTGGGAACCTGGACACCGATCGCCTGGGGGATTATTCAGGAAATCTCGCCCCCCCGCATGGTGGGGCGGGTCATGGCGCTCTATACGGCTATTGCCACGGCCACATCAATGGCCGGCATGACGTTCTTCGGGTGGCTCATCGACGTATCCAGCGAGTCCGTGAGTCTGATCGGCATCGGTGCAGTCCTGATCGCCCTCGCAACGTCCAGCCTGTGGTTTCGGCGACGCATCGAGGGAGAGTATCTTTCAGTCGGGTAG
- a CDS encoding Mobile element protein — MSGTCVVGMDVSQDTVDVAVLPGTVFRITNDEPGIAEVKQLQAVPPTLIVLEATGGLEVPLAGALAVAGLPVVVVNPRQVRDFARATGQLAKTDRLDARVLAHFAEAIRPPIRLVPDKQTQA; from the coding sequence ATGAGCGGAACGTGTGTTGTCGGCATGGACGTCTCGCAAGACACCGTCGATGTGGCGGTCCTGCCGGGGACCGTCTTCCGGATTACGAATGATGAGCCGGGGATTGCGGAAGTCAAGCAGCTCCAGGCCGTGCCGCCCACCTTGATTGTGCTCGAAGCGACGGGCGGTCTTGAAGTTCCACTTGCGGGGGCGTTGGCTGTCGCCGGACTGCCGGTCGTCGTGGTCAATCCACGCCAGGTGCGGGACTTTGCGCGAGCCACTGGACAGTTGGCCAAGACGGATCGGCTTGATGCCCGGGTCCTCGCCCACTTCGCCGAAGCGATTCGACCACCGATCAGGCTGGTCCCCGATAAGCAGACGCAGGCGTGA
- a CDS encoding Mobile element protein → MARRRQLIEMLTAEKNRLRFAARPIQKRVQVHIAWLEKELAATTTNLTTTMRESPVWREKEEVLRSVPGVGPVLIMTLFANLPELGTLTRKEVAALAGIAPFPRDSGTLKGRRTIWGGRAHVRAALYMAALVATRKNPVIRIFYQRLCQGGKAKKLALTACMRKLLPILSPDQTAIVVPRPIVCEEFSRVTLKIPSLALDSKDSC, encoded by the coding sequence GTGGCGCGTCGTCGGCAACTGATTGAGATGCTGACAGCCGAAAAGAATCGTCTCCGCTTCGCAGCCCGTCCCATTCAGAAACGGGTACAGGTGCACATCGCGTGGCTGGAGAAGGAACTCGCCGCGACCACGACCAATCTGACCACCACCATGCGCGAAAGTCCGGTGTGGCGAGAGAAGGAAGAAGTGTTGCGGAGTGTGCCGGGTGTCGGGCCGGTGCTCATCATGACGCTCTTCGCCAATCTTCCCGAGCTGGGGACGTTGACACGCAAAGAAGTGGCGGCCTTGGCGGGGATCGCGCCATTCCCGCGAGACAGCGGCACCCTCAAAGGCCGACGGACGATTTGGGGTGGGCGCGCGCACGTGCGGGCCGCGCTGTATATGGCCGCACTCGTGGCCACCCGCAAGAACCCGGTGATCCGCATCTTCTATCAGCGACTCTGTCAGGGAGGCAAGGCGAAGAAATTGGCGCTGACGGCCTGCATGCGGAAACTCCTCCCCATCTTGAGCCCGGACCAGACAGCGATCGTCGTTCCGAGGCCAATTGTGTGCGAAGAGTTTTCACGGGTGACTCTGAAAATACCCTCGTTGGCTCTTGACAGCAAAGACAGTTGCTGA
- a CDS encoding putative MFS-type transporter has product MEDGGRRDSRGWSLIRTRDFGLLWWGQIISQIGEGLNKVALLWFVYTLTGSALKMTVVGLLQTVPPLLFGPMIGVFLDRLPKKAVMVWVDLIRTVMTFLIPALFALDLLSLEGLYVLIFLTSIVSTIFGPALVSAVPRLVRPSELVTANALIQGTNNIGLLLGPAISGVLIAIIGAENVLYVNSATFLVSAFCLIPMRFHETLKGGKEARNIAASVVDDLKVGFRFVFGAQSTVFLLVVISALYNLGASAFVFILPVYAKEFLQVGPVQLGWLWSGLGVGMLAVSTWLAWRHQGDLHSRLCLIVRGMTVGGLAVCSLSLLETPLVAAAVVIVIGGSTAVMNPVVWALLQEATPEHLMGRVLTTFSTGSMATAMAGMTGFGWIADAVGPAQSLIGLGLVLLLTAAVAIRFMRQAVTTQRVTV; this is encoded by the coding sequence GTGGAAGACGGCGGCAGACGTGATAGTCGGGGCTGGTCTCTGATTCGCACCAGGGACTTTGGGTTGCTCTGGTGGGGACAGATCATCTCTCAAATCGGGGAAGGTCTCAATAAAGTCGCTCTCCTCTGGTTCGTGTATACCCTCACCGGTTCGGCCCTCAAAATGACGGTCGTCGGATTGCTCCAAACCGTTCCGCCTCTGTTATTCGGTCCCATGATCGGGGTTTTTCTTGATCGCCTGCCGAAGAAGGCCGTGATGGTATGGGTGGACTTGATTCGTACCGTCATGACCTTTCTCATCCCGGCTTTATTTGCTCTCGATCTCCTCTCCCTTGAAGGTCTGTATGTCTTGATCTTCTTGACGTCGATCGTCTCGACGATCTTTGGGCCGGCTCTGGTGTCGGCTGTCCCGCGCTTGGTCCGTCCGTCTGAATTGGTAACAGCGAATGCCTTGATTCAAGGCACGAATAACATCGGATTATTGCTGGGACCGGCAATCAGCGGCGTGCTCATCGCGATAATAGGCGCGGAGAATGTCTTGTATGTGAATTCTGCGACGTTCCTCGTGTCGGCTTTCTGTCTCATCCCCATGCGGTTTCATGAAACGCTCAAGGGGGGCAAAGAGGCCCGCAACATTGCCGCCTCCGTGGTTGATGATTTGAAAGTAGGATTTCGATTTGTCTTCGGCGCGCAATCGACGGTTTTTCTCCTGGTCGTTATCTCGGCCTTGTACAACTTGGGTGCGAGCGCCTTTGTGTTCATCCTGCCGGTGTATGCGAAAGAGTTTCTCCAGGTCGGTCCGGTTCAACTGGGTTGGCTTTGGTCCGGCCTCGGAGTCGGTATGCTGGCGGTGTCCACCTGGCTCGCCTGGAGACACCAGGGAGATCTGCATAGCCGCTTGTGCCTGATCGTCCGTGGGATGACGGTAGGGGGGCTGGCGGTCTGCAGTCTCAGCCTGCTCGAAACACCGCTGGTCGCCGCCGCGGTGGTCATCGTCATCGGTGGGAGCACGGCGGTCATGAATCCCGTCGTGTGGGCGTTGCTGCAGGAAGCTACCCCGGAACACTTAATGGGACGCGTGCTTACAACATTCAGCACGGGATCGATGGCCACCGCCATGGCCGGCATGACCGGCTTTGGATGGATTGCGGACGCCGTCGGTCCGGCGCAAAGTCTTATCGGACTCGGTCTGGTTCTGTTACTGACGGCAGCCGTCGCGATCCGGTTTATGCGCCAAGCGGTCACGACTCAACGGGTTACAGTTTAG
- a CDS encoding putative MFS-type transporter → MSQPPATTAPRQAAVRFILVTVLLDMLSFGIIIPVLPKLVEEFFFGHTAKAAVLYGVMGTAWAVAQFFCSPIQGALSDRFGRRPVVLLSNLGLGLDYIVMALAPNVAWLVAGRTISGMASSSFSTAGAYIADVTPPDHRAAAFGKIGMVFGLGFIFGPALGGWLGAIDSRLPFWGAAALSLLNACYGFFVLPESLPSDKRMSFTWARANPVGSLRLLRSHHELFGLAMVSFLGYLAHAVLPGVSVLYMGYRYGWGTASVGLMMAGVGVAATIVQGGLIRPITYRFGERRTLLIGLLCGAVGFFVYGTAPEGWIFCLGIPVMAFWGLAGPATQSLMTRRVSSAEQGQLQGAIAGINGMTGMIGPTLFTQTFAYFIRSDSGLSRSIELPGAPFILASLMLLSAAMIAWRTTKVG, encoded by the coding sequence ATGAGCCAGCCACCGGCCACCACGGCACCGCGCCAAGCCGCGGTCCGTTTCATTCTCGTCACCGTCCTGCTCGACATGTTGTCGTTCGGCATCATCATTCCGGTGCTGCCGAAGCTCGTCGAGGAATTTTTCTTCGGTCATACGGCGAAGGCGGCCGTGCTCTATGGGGTGATGGGGACGGCCTGGGCGGTCGCGCAGTTTTTCTGTTCGCCGATTCAGGGCGCGCTGTCCGATCGGTTCGGCCGGAGACCGGTCGTCCTACTGTCCAATCTCGGTCTGGGTCTCGACTACATCGTGATGGCGCTCGCGCCGAACGTGGCCTGGCTTGTGGCAGGCCGTACCATTTCCGGAATGGCCTCCTCCAGCTTCAGCACGGCCGGTGCCTATATCGCCGACGTGACGCCGCCTGACCATAGGGCGGCGGCGTTCGGTAAAATCGGCATGGTCTTCGGGCTCGGCTTCATCTTCGGTCCCGCCTTGGGTGGCTGGCTCGGTGCCATCGATTCCCGACTCCCGTTCTGGGGCGCGGCGGCACTCAGTCTCCTGAACGCCTGTTACGGATTCTTCGTGTTGCCCGAATCCTTGCCGTCTGACAAACGAATGTCGTTCACCTGGGCCAGGGCTAATCCGGTCGGCTCGCTCAGGCTGTTGCGGTCACACCATGAACTCTTCGGCCTCGCGATGGTCTCGTTCCTCGGCTATCTCGCCCATGCCGTCCTTCCAGGCGTGTCGGTCCTGTACATGGGCTATCGCTACGGCTGGGGGACAGCGAGTGTGGGGCTCATGATGGCGGGCGTCGGCGTGGCCGCGACGATCGTGCAGGGCGGACTGATCCGTCCCATCACCTATCGGTTCGGCGAGCGCAGGACGCTCCTAATCGGGTTACTGTGCGGAGCGGTCGGCTTTTTCGTCTACGGCACTGCGCCGGAGGGCTGGATTTTCTGCCTCGGTATTCCCGTGATGGCCTTCTGGGGACTCGCCGGTCCGGCGACGCAATCCCTCATGACCCGCCGAGTCAGCAGTGCGGAACAGGGCCAGCTTCAGGGCGCCATCGCCGGCATCAACGGAATGACCGGCATGATCGGACCGACTCTCTTCACGCAGACCTTCGCCTACTTCATCCGGTCCGATTCAGGCCTTAGCAGATCCATCGAATTGCCGGGAGCACCGTTCATCCTTGCCTCACTTATGCTCCTTAGCGCCGCCATGATCGCGTGGCGAACGACGAAGGTGGGTTGA
- a CDS encoding Ribonuclease G, with protein sequence MGSEIAITVAREETRVAVLDGGVVTDLFGDRTKHKDFVGNIYKGKVAKVLPGMQAAFVDIGLEKAAFMHVSDLLVDAEPGDMLVEAEEDEKDSEMLRPKRQSAKPIEQLLSEGQELMVQISKGPIGTKGSRVTTYVSLPGRYLVFMPNVDHIGVSRRIPRDEERARLKEIMRRIRRSGFGYIVRTVSEGVKEDELKSDVDFLHVLWQDILTKREHMPAPALLHSDLSLSFRVVRDLFGKKVDRLWIDSRAEYEAIRDFVQRFSPEQTSRIHFYDKDEPLFDHLGVEQEIARALSRKVWLKSGGYLVIDHTEAMTVIDVNTGRFVGKRDQEETILRNNLEAAKEVAYQLKLRGIGGIIIVDFIDMEREKNRDRVYHALVDAMASDKARTRISRISDLGLIEISRERVREDLLRSLSEPCRYCEGRGYTKSPTTVAYEIFREIRRIEPSADQQRIIVGAHPTVAELLQDEERHGVEVLERDCSAKIIVTPDSQLHLEQYDLVVL encoded by the coding sequence ATGGGAAGTGAGATTGCGATAACCGTCGCGCGGGAGGAGACCCGTGTGGCCGTGCTCGACGGCGGAGTCGTCACCGATTTGTTCGGCGACCGCACGAAGCACAAGGATTTTGTCGGAAATATCTATAAGGGAAAGGTTGCTAAGGTGTTGCCGGGCATGCAAGCCGCGTTTGTGGACATCGGCCTGGAAAAAGCGGCGTTTATGCATGTTTCCGATCTCTTGGTGGATGCGGAGCCCGGAGACATGTTGGTTGAGGCCGAGGAAGATGAAAAAGATTCGGAGATGCTCCGTCCGAAGCGCCAGAGCGCGAAACCGATCGAACAACTGCTGAGTGAGGGCCAGGAGCTGATGGTCCAGATCTCGAAGGGTCCGATCGGCACCAAGGGGTCGCGAGTGACGACGTATGTCTCGCTCCCGGGGCGCTATCTTGTCTTTATGCCCAACGTCGACCATATCGGTGTGTCTCGGCGGATTCCACGGGACGAAGAACGGGCCAGACTGAAAGAGATCATGCGCCGGATCAGGCGCTCCGGCTTCGGCTATATTGTGCGGACGGTCAGTGAAGGCGTCAAGGAAGATGAATTGAAATCCGACGTCGACTTCCTGCACGTCCTCTGGCAGGACATTTTGACGAAGCGGGAGCACATGCCGGCTCCGGCATTGCTGCATTCTGATTTGAGCTTGAGCTTCCGTGTCGTGAGAGACTTGTTCGGCAAAAAGGTGGATCGATTGTGGATCGATTCGCGAGCGGAATACGAAGCCATTCGGGACTTCGTGCAGCGATTTTCTCCCGAGCAGACCTCACGGATTCATTTTTACGATAAGGATGAGCCCTTGTTCGATCATCTGGGGGTGGAGCAGGAAATCGCGCGCGCATTGAGCCGGAAAGTCTGGCTCAAGTCGGGAGGCTACCTCGTGATTGACCATACCGAAGCGATGACGGTGATCGACGTCAATACGGGACGCTTTGTGGGCAAACGGGATCAGGAAGAGACCATCTTACGCAACAACCTCGAGGCGGCTAAAGAGGTCGCCTATCAGCTGAAACTGCGGGGAATCGGCGGGATCATCATTGTCGATTTCATCGACATGGAGCGGGAAAAGAATCGGGATAGGGTCTACCATGCACTGGTGGATGCCATGGCGTCGGACAAGGCAAGAACGAGGATATCCAGGATTTCGGATCTCGGCTTGATCGAAATCTCCCGCGAACGGGTGCGGGAGGATCTGTTACGTTCGCTGTCGGAACCGTGCCGCTACTGCGAGGGCCGTGGATATACGAAATCTCCCACGACCGTCGCGTACGAAATTTTCCGCGAGATCCGAAGGATTGAACCGTCTGCGGACCAGCAACGGATCATCGTGGGAGCCCATCCGACGGTCGCTGAATTGCTGCAAGACGAAGAGCGCCACGGAGTGGAAGTATTGGAGCGAGATTGCTCAGCGAAAATCATCGTCACACCGGACAGTCAGTTGCATCTGGAGCAGTACGATCTGGTCGTGCTTTAG